Proteins encoded within one genomic window of Companilactobacillus sp.:
- a CDS encoding IS110 family transposase, translated as MRTVFGIDVSKSTSNVCVLVDSNKVSEFKIDNDLIGFGRLESALNSFVDPEVIFEATGVYSRRLAYFLQTHHLSYAQLNPLQASKEMDGLRKNKTDKNDAFHLAETQFILNREKTRLQDPIYSELKDESRFYQEQVNDLVQEKNRLHRILQISFPDITQLFSNPSGPMYWNIVKTFPIPSMVDVYSIEQLTEMIHEFSGNNVGVRTCTNLAKKLVNLSKTAVSSVSIDSLVIEQVKHLATRLLEISQWENKIIKSMEKLAKKLPELEVLKSIPGISTVTAVSLIAELGDIRRFRTTNQINAFVGIDLRHYEFGNYTASDRISKRGNPYARKILYQAVMAMVSTSRYQSNHINDYYQKKKQPSQHGTKKIAVAAMGRLIRTIYHLVMKNETYDYEIASLARH; from the coding sequence ATGAGAACAGTATTTGGAATCGATGTCAGTAAATCTACTTCGAACGTATGTGTATTGGTAGATTCGAACAAAGTCAGTGAATTTAAAATAGATAACGATCTTATAGGATTTGGGAGATTAGAATCAGCCCTAAATAGTTTTGTGGATCCTGAAGTAATTTTTGAAGCCACCGGTGTCTATTCGAGAAGATTGGCTTATTTTCTTCAGACCCACCACTTGTCGTATGCACAATTGAATCCATTGCAAGCTAGCAAGGAAATGGATGGACTTAGAAAAAACAAAACAGACAAAAATGATGCTTTTCATTTAGCTGAAACGCAGTTCATATTAAATCGTGAGAAGACACGTCTTCAAGATCCTATTTACTCTGAGCTAAAAGACGAAAGCCGATTCTATCAAGAACAAGTGAACGATCTTGTTCAAGAAAAGAATCGACTTCATCGTATCCTACAAATTTCTTTTCCAGATATCACTCAGTTGTTTTCAAATCCTTCAGGTCCCATGTATTGGAACATCGTAAAGACGTTTCCTATTCCATCCATGGTGGACGTATACAGTATTGAACAACTAACGGAAATGATACATGAATTTTCTGGAAATAACGTTGGAGTTAGGACTTGCACAAACCTTGCAAAGAAATTAGTAAATCTTTCAAAAACAGCGGTATCATCCGTATCAATAGATTCGTTGGTAATTGAACAAGTCAAACACCTCGCGACAAGATTGCTAGAGATAAGCCAATGGGAAAATAAAATAATCAAATCAATGGAAAAACTTGCTAAAAAGCTTCCAGAACTAGAAGTACTAAAAAGTATTCCTGGAATCTCCACAGTTACTGCCGTTTCACTAATAGCTGAATTAGGTGATATTCGAAGATTTAGGACGACCAATCAGATCAATGCTTTTGTTGGTATTGACCTAAGACATTACGAGTTTGGTAATTACACAGCCTCTGATAGGATCAGTAAACGCGGTAATCCTTATGCAAGGAAAATACTTTACCAGGCAGTAATGGCTATGGTTTCAACATCTCGATATCAATCCAATCACATCAATGATTATTACCAAAAGAAAAAGCAACCTTCTCAGCATGGGACTAAGAAGATTGCAGTAGCTGCGATGGGTCGTCTTATAAGAACGATCTATCATCTTGTAATGAAAAACGAAACCTATGATTATGAGATTGCTTCACTCGCAAGACACTAA
- a CDS encoding ABC transporter substrate-binding protein, with the protein MKNTKKVILPLILVIGAILVAVFSNIPTTNSSASNSGRTPIVFWHELGGPSEDALEKVVDGFNKSQTKYEVIPKYQGTYDEAIQKILQTHGSGTSPAVFQAFDISTAQMIHSGYTTPIQNFLDKDPSFDVSKVSPTARAFYANGGKQQGMPFNTSQPVLYYNASLLKKYGITPPPVSPSYSDITRVAKELYEKSDHKVKGMTVQVYGWFMEQALANSGASLANNNDGHTGNPTEVNLNNPDTVKFLEWIRENIKAGDFIDYGSGASAGANQTAGFLADKVGIFIQSSASIGQLTANNKNELGITYFPHPDGKKANGVAIGGAALWISNDKPKEVQQGAYEFIKYALKPEVQAQWQKDTGYLALNKDSQKTDILKDLYKKTPAAKVPGQQLAAATPNYFNSGILMEGMQLTRQLEEIAMETVYSGGDIDKALKTADKNINENLHTLNKANGYK; encoded by the coding sequence ATGAAAAATACTAAGAAGGTAATCCTACCTCTGATCTTAGTAATTGGTGCAATTTTAGTTGCAGTCTTCAGCAATATTCCAACAACTAATTCATCAGCCAGCAATAGCGGTCGAACACCGATCGTATTTTGGCATGAATTAGGTGGTCCATCTGAAGATGCCTTGGAAAAGGTAGTTGATGGCTTTAACAAATCTCAAACTAAGTATGAAGTGATTCCTAAGTATCAAGGTACCTATGACGAAGCTATCCAAAAGATTTTACAAACTCATGGCTCAGGAACTTCGCCAGCAGTATTTCAAGCTTTTGATATTTCTACAGCTCAAATGATCCACAGTGGCTACACAACGCCAATTCAAAATTTCTTGGACAAAGATCCAAGCTTTGACGTCAGCAAGGTCTCACCAACTGCGAGAGCCTTCTATGCCAATGGTGGCAAGCAACAAGGGATGCCATTTAACACTTCGCAACCTGTGCTTTATTACAATGCCTCACTACTGAAAAAATACGGCATCACGCCACCACCAGTTTCACCATCATACAGCGATATTACTAGAGTTGCTAAAGAACTTTATGAAAAGTCAGACCACAAGGTCAAAGGGATGACAGTCCAAGTTTATGGTTGGTTCATGGAACAAGCTCTAGCAAACTCAGGAGCATCACTAGCAAATAACAACGACGGCCATACAGGAAACCCCACTGAGGTCAATTTGAACAATCCTGATACCGTTAAATTCTTGGAGTGGATCCGCGAAAACATCAAGGCAGGAGACTTCATCGATTACGGTTCCGGTGCCAGTGCAGGAGCGAACCAAACAGCCGGATTCTTAGCCGATAAGGTAGGAATCTTCATCCAATCATCAGCAAGTATCGGTCAACTAACAGCCAACAACAAGAATGAATTAGGTATCACGTACTTCCCACATCCAGATGGCAAAAAGGCCAACGGAGTTGCAATCGGAGGGGCAGCCTTGTGGATCTCAAACGACAAGCCAAAGGAAGTCCAACAGGGAGCATACGAATTTATTAAGTACGCTCTAAAACCAGAAGTACAAGCACAATGGCAAAAAGATACCGGATACTTAGCATTAAACAAAGATTCACAAAAAACCGACATCTTAAAAGATCTCTACAAAAAGACACCAGCAGCCAAAGTTCCAGGCCAACAATTAGCAGCAGCCACACCAAATTACTTTAACTCAGGAATTTTGATGGAAGGCATGCAGTTGACCAGACAACTAGAAGAAATAGCCATGGAAACAGTCTATAGCGGAGGAGATATCGACAAGGCATTGAAGACAGCCGACAAAAATATCAACGAAAACCTCCATACTCTAAATAAGGCAAACGGATACAAGTAG
- a CDS encoding carbohydrate ABC transporter permease, with product MNEKNVLKRVGTYVLLIALALIILAPFFVGIWTSFLPTMDIAKGNFFSTSLSFDNYAAAFTKTPILRYLANSFVISTLTMIAQLLFCSMSAYAFVFLKFKGRNFIFGLFLVTMMLPFEAQIIPNFQTVKFLGMLDNYSVLIVPFLTSAFGTFMLRQSFMQTPAELKEASDIEGLNHFQFYWNIVLPYNKISMITLGAYSFLGAWNQYLWPMLTTFSNNSRVIQNGLRQLQSEETFNDWGMIQASAAIIVIPTIIVLFIGQHYFKSGMNEGAVK from the coding sequence ATGAATGAAAAAAATGTCTTAAAGCGTGTTGGCACATACGTGTTATTAATTGCTTTAGCATTGATAATTTTAGCGCCGTTCTTCGTTGGTATTTGGACCAGTTTTTTACCAACCATGGACATCGCTAAAGGTAATTTCTTTAGTACTAGTTTATCTTTTGACAATTATGCGGCGGCTTTTACCAAAACGCCGATTTTAAGATACTTAGCTAACAGTTTTGTGATCTCAACTTTGACGATGATCGCACAACTCCTATTTTGTTCAATGAGTGCTTATGCCTTTGTTTTCTTGAAATTTAAAGGACGAAACTTTATTTTTGGATTGTTTTTAGTTACGATGATGCTTCCTTTTGAAGCACAGATCATTCCTAACTTTCAAACCGTTAAATTCTTAGGCATGCTAGACAACTATTCAGTTTTGATCGTTCCTTTTTTAACTTCTGCATTTGGTACGTTCATGTTGAGACAATCGTTTATGCAGACGCCAGCAGAATTAAAAGAAGCTTCAGACATTGAAGGACTTAACCATTTCCAATTTTATTGGAATATCGTATTGCCTTATAACAAGATCAGTATGATAACTCTTGGTGCATATAGTTTCTTGGGTGCTTGGAATCAATATCTCTGGCCTATGTTAACTACTTTTAGTAACAACTCCCGTGTTATTCAAAATGGACTTAGACAATTACAGTCAGAAGAAACTTTTAACGACTGGGGAATGATCCAAGCTAGTGCAGCTATCATTGTAATTCCAACGATCATTGTTCTGTTCATCGGACAACATTACTTTAAATCTGGTATGAATGAGGGGGCAGTTAAATAA
- a CDS encoding carbohydrate ABC transporter permease — protein sequence MLKSPTTDETVSAKKVTAKKHTFKLNANDKYFSLIFLGPSLLILTLFVFYPMLRTLYISMFLTNTLGNTTVFAGFSNYASLISSPDFINSLVVTLTYVLAVTFFTLSISLLLANLASKKLPGISVFRTLYSVTMGVSVSVAAIFWLFIFNPSTGFFALISNALKMTPINWLTDPQNAMWAVIITTVWMNLGFTFLILLGAIESVPQSLYEAANVEGASSRYQFFKITLPMISPTLFFVSTITIIGAFKSFGLIDLITKGGPTNATNMLVYRIYKDAFYSGNYAQASTEAIILTVIIAVFTLLQFKFLEKRVNY from the coding sequence ATGCTTAAGTCACCAACAACCGACGAAACCGTTTCAGCTAAAAAGGTCACTGCCAAGAAACATACCTTTAAGCTAAATGCTAACGACAAATATTTTTCTTTGATCTTTTTGGGACCATCACTACTGATCCTGACACTCTTTGTTTTTTATCCCATGCTCAGAACTTTATATATCAGTATGTTCTTAACCAATACTTTGGGTAACACGACCGTATTCGCTGGCTTTAGCAATTATGCCAGTTTGATAAGTTCTCCGGATTTTATCAATAGTTTGGTCGTGACCTTAACGTATGTGTTAGCTGTGACATTTTTTACATTATCGATCAGCTTGCTTTTAGCTAATCTCGCTAGTAAGAAATTACCAGGGATCAGTGTTTTTCGAACCCTTTATTCAGTGACAATGGGTGTTTCAGTTTCTGTAGCTGCCATTTTTTGGTTGTTCATCTTTAATCCATCAACTGGATTCTTTGCATTGATCAGCAATGCTTTAAAAATGACTCCGATCAATTGGTTAACAGATCCTCAAAATGCTATGTGGGCAGTTATTATTACGACTGTTTGGATGAATTTGGGATTCACATTCCTGATTTTATTAGGTGCAATCGAGTCAGTTCCACAATCATTGTATGAAGCGGCTAATGTTGAAGGAGCATCATCACGTTATCAATTTTTCAAAATCACTTTGCCAATGATCTCGCCAACTCTATTCTTCGTTTCAACAATTACTATCATCGGAGCCTTCAAGAGTTTTGGTTTGATTGATCTGATCACAAAAGGTGGACCAACCAACGCTACGAACATGCTAGTTTATCGAATCTATAAAGATGCCTTTTATAGTGGTAATTATGCTCAAGCTAGTACTGAGGCGATTATCTTAACCGTTATTATCGCTGTCTTTACACTATTGCAATTCAAATTCTTAGAAAAGAGAGTAAATTACTAA
- a CDS encoding ABC transporter ATP-binding protein, with product MSTILKNISKQYDQGEKVIDNISAEIQTGEFFVIVGPSGCGKSTLLRMIAGLTSISAGTIKIEDRVVNDLEPKDRNLTMVFQSYALFPFLSVWDNVAFGLKARKNDSKVINERVDNALKMVNLEELRDRKPRELSGGQRQRVALARAVASDAKICLMDEPLSNLDAQLRIKMRQEIYALQRKLGLTLIYVTHDQVEAMTMADHIMVLNDSKIQQVGTPSEIYTHPANEFVASFFGVPPINILPAKKVSDRILQVNNDFEVELSQDLTQSNVHVGVRPNELQVRKSDELHANATIKTVEYLGDQKIVHAKLSHGGTISAIVPSSDSFDAFENVEITSSNNFLLFDVNGNNITQEMEAVANA from the coding sequence ATGTCTACTATTTTGAAAAATATTAGCAAGCAATACGATCAAGGGGAAAAGGTGATCGACAACATTTCTGCAGAGATTCAAACTGGGGAATTCTTTGTGATTGTTGGACCTTCTGGTTGCGGAAAAAGTACCTTGTTGCGCATGATTGCCGGATTAACTTCAATTTCTGCTGGAACAATTAAAATAGAAGACCGCGTGGTCAATGATCTGGAACCAAAGGATCGCAATTTGACCATGGTCTTTCAAAGTTATGCATTATTTCCATTTTTAAGCGTTTGGGACAATGTGGCCTTCGGTCTTAAAGCTCGTAAAAACGACTCTAAGGTCATTAATGAACGTGTTGATAATGCGTTAAAAATGGTTAATTTGGAAGAACTACGCGACCGTAAGCCACGTGAGCTTTCAGGTGGACAAAGACAACGTGTGGCTTTAGCAAGGGCTGTTGCTAGCGATGCAAAAATCTGTTTAATGGATGAACCTTTATCCAATCTGGATGCCCAATTAAGAATCAAGATGCGTCAAGAAATTTATGCTTTACAAAGAAAATTAGGTCTAACTTTGATTTACGTGACTCATGATCAAGTTGAAGCAATGACAATGGCTGATCACATCATGGTTTTAAATGATTCAAAGATCCAACAAGTTGGAACGCCAAGTGAGATTTATACTCATCCCGCCAATGAGTTCGTTGCCAGTTTCTTCGGTGTTCCACCAATCAATATCTTACCTGCCAAAAAGGTCTCAGATAGAATCCTTCAAGTTAACAATGACTTTGAAGTTGAGTTATCTCAAGATTTGACACAATCAAATGTTCACGTTGGCGTTCGGCCAAATGAACTCCAAGTTCGTAAAAGCGATGAATTACATGCTAATGCAACCATCAAAACAGTCGAATATCTCGGTGATCAAAAGATCGTTCACGCTAAACTTAGCCATGGTGGCACAATTTCAGCTATCGTACCTAGTTCAGATTCGTTTGACGCTTTTGAAAATGTTGAGATCACATCATCTAATAATTTCTTATTGTTTGACGTAAATGGTAACAACATCACCCAAGAAATGGAGGCTGTAGCTAATGCTTAA
- a CDS encoding DUF475 domain-containing protein translates to MYGPFFDLNNWKTVIESGSDWMVIFSLVVMECLLSVDNAVVLAAQTQSLPDKVQQEKSLFYGLIGAYIFRFIVIGLGVYLINFWWIKALGALYLLYLGIRFFLVDKRKDTKIEVPKERPEVHGWRKYVKISQFWQVVISIELMDIVFSIDSVLASLAISENPVIVLIGGMIGILAMRGIAEIIMSFMNRIPELQDMAYFLILFIAIKLFLSIPAIDIEIPNTVFVFVLIGAVIVTLVVHVVKDNRAKAKQNKN, encoded by the coding sequence ATGTATGGTCCGTTCTTTGATCTAAATAACTGGAAAACAGTTATTGAATCTGGAAGCGACTGGATGGTGATTTTTTCACTAGTTGTCATGGAATGTCTCTTGTCCGTTGATAATGCGGTGGTTTTAGCCGCTCAAACTCAGTCGTTGCCCGATAAAGTCCAACAGGAAAAATCCTTATTCTATGGACTGATTGGAGCATATATTTTCCGATTTATCGTGATTGGACTTGGTGTTTATCTGATTAACTTTTGGTGGATCAAGGCTCTTGGCGCCTTATACCTCCTATACCTTGGGATCAGATTTTTCTTAGTGGATAAGAGAAAGGACACTAAAATTGAAGTGCCAAAGGAACGTCCCGAAGTTCACGGTTGGCGTAAATACGTTAAGATATCACAATTCTGGCAAGTGGTTATTTCAATTGAATTGATGGATATCGTCTTCTCGATTGATTCTGTTTTAGCATCCCTAGCCATTTCCGAAAATCCTGTCATCGTCTTGATTGGTGGTATGATCGGTATCTTAGCAATGCGTGGTATTGCCGAAATAATCATGAGCTTTATGAATCGAATCCCTGAATTGCAAGATATGGCCTACTTTTTGATTCTATTTATCGCCATAAAACTATTCTTGTCGATTCCGGCAATCGATATCGAAATTCCTAACACAGTCTTTGTCTTTGTTCTAATTGGTGCCGTCATTGTCACTCTGGTGGTCCACGTCGTTAAAGACAATCGTGCTAAAGCAAAACAAAATAAAAATTAA